Proteins from a single region of Actinomycetota bacterium:
- a CDS encoding UDP-3-O-(3-hydroxymyristoyl) glucosamine N-acyltransferase: MSKTLATALPVDDRDVAPRIASSAVVIGRPSLGRRALLSEGAVVRASGRGVSIGTGSAVIENCVVIGTPTMPTAIGRRTTFGHRCLVIGATVGDLCEIGNASILMPGARLGDRVFLGEGALVPAGIDLPSDVVAVGRPARVIRTVSDADLDRLRGLRDGDLSLPAHTSIVVEPALEGLAMGQLYDYRGILPTIAESAVLFPTAEVTGDVVIGARTIIGAGVKIIGDSHGPVRIGVDVQILENTVLHLLPDNQLVIDDGATVGPGAMIHGCHIGVGTVVEPGAIVCDGSVVGGGCVVRAGAVVKQRSRFGDGVEIDGFPAAEVGRIEAPGRPAWALHIDDLPSPAGRGERR; the protein is encoded by the coding sequence ATGAGCAAGACGCTCGCTACCGCTCTCCCCGTTGACGATCGAGACGTCGCGCCGCGGATCGCGTCGTCCGCGGTAGTCATCGGGCGGCCGAGCTTGGGGCGGCGCGCGCTGCTGTCAGAGGGGGCGGTCGTGCGGGCATCCGGCCGTGGCGTGTCGATCGGTACCGGTTCGGCAGTGATCGAGAACTGCGTCGTCATCGGTACGCCGACGATGCCCACGGCAATCGGGCGGCGAACAACCTTCGGGCACCGCTGCCTCGTCATTGGCGCCACCGTCGGCGACCTCTGTGAGATCGGCAACGCCTCCATCCTCATGCCGGGCGCCCGGCTCGGTGACCGGGTGTTTCTCGGCGAGGGCGCGCTGGTGCCGGCCGGCATCGACCTGCCAAGTGACGTGGTCGCTGTCGGTCGGCCGGCCCGGGTGATCCGCACGGTGTCCGACGCCGACCTCGACCGGCTCCGCGGGCTCCGGGACGGCGACCTGTCGCTCCCCGCCCACACATCCATCGTTGTCGAGCCTGCACTGGAGGGCCTCGCCATGGGACAGCTCTACGACTACCGGGGCATCCTGCCGACGATCGCGGAGTCGGCGGTGCTGTTCCCGACCGCGGAAGTCACCGGCGACGTCGTCATCGGCGCACGCACCATCATCGGCGCCGGGGTCAAGATCATCGGCGACTCCCACGGCCCTGTCCGGATCGGCGTCGACGTCCAGATCCTCGAGAACACGGTCTTGCATCTCCTGCCCGACAACCAGCTGGTCATCGACGACGGCGCAACCGTCGGACCGGGCGCCATGATCCACGGCTGCCACATCGGCGTCGGCACGGTGGTCGAGCCTGGCGCCATCGTCTGCGACGGCAGCGTCGTGGGCGGCGGCTGCGTCGTGCGTGCCGGGGCGGTGGTCAAACAACGGTCGCGCTTCGGCGACGGCGTCGAGATCGACGGCTTCCCCGCCGCCGAGGTCGGACGAATCGAGGCGCCCGGCCGGCCGGCCTGGGCGCTCCACATCGACGACCTGCCGTCCCCCGCAGGTCGCGGTGAACGCCGATGA
- a CDS encoding MarR family transcriptional regulator, which produces MNKGEARWLTRDQELAWRSLASMVHQLRAALECQLERDADLSFIEYHALARLSEDADHRLRMSELAALTNASLSRLSHLIKRLESWGYVQREPDPTDGRFTIASLTEAGYAKLVAGAPGHVACVRELVIDEFTSTELDQLRRLCDRIVARVDSSAWKQALS; this is translated from the coding sequence ATGAACAAGGGCGAGGCGCGTTGGCTCACCCGTGACCAGGAGCTGGCCTGGCGGTCGCTGGCGAGCATGGTCCACCAGCTGCGAGCGGCTCTGGAATGCCAGCTCGAGCGCGACGCCGACCTCAGCTTCATCGAGTACCACGCCCTCGCCCGGCTCTCCGAGGACGCCGACCATCGGCTGCGGATGAGCGAACTGGCTGCACTCACGAACGCGTCCCTCTCGCGGCTCTCCCACCTGATCAAGCGGCTCGAATCGTGGGGCTACGTGCAGAGGGAACCAGACCCGACCGACGGAAGGTTCACGATCGCGAGCCTCACCGAAGCGGGCTACGCCAAGCTCGTCGCCGGCGCCCCCGGCCACGTCGCCTGCGTCCGGGAGCTCGTCATCGACGAGTTCACCTCGACCGAGCTCGACCAGCTGCGCCGGCTCTGTGATCGCATCGTGGCCCGAGTCGATTCCTCTGCCTGGAAGCAAGCGTTGTCCTGA
- a CDS encoding DinB family protein, protein MPEEFGGDLAGAVFWGADLSGASFRDVNLTDAKISHAWLVNVDIDALVDTVVINGVDVTAYVNARDPWYPLRAMLRPSNPEGMRATWAALEDEWAKTITRAQALPQDTLYESVNDEWAFVQTLRHLVFAMDKWFTAPILGEGFHPIGLPNTGSFDFPWPGLDHDLTPSVSEVLAVRADRATRFRDYLASVATTDFTRSIDVLENGTNPLQECIYTVFEEEFWHNRYAQRDLAHLEAAK, encoded by the coding sequence ATGCCGGAAGAGTTCGGGGGCGATCTTGCGGGAGCCGTGTTCTGGGGCGCCGATCTCAGCGGCGCCAGCTTCCGCGACGTCAACCTCACCGACGCGAAGATCAGCCATGCCTGGCTCGTCAACGTCGATATCGACGCGCTGGTCGACACGGTTGTCATCAACGGCGTCGACGTCACGGCATACGTGAACGCGCGTGACCCGTGGTACCCGCTGCGCGCGATGCTCCGTCCTTCGAACCCGGAGGGTATGCGCGCGACGTGGGCCGCCCTCGAAGACGAGTGGGCGAAGACGATTACCCGGGCGCAGGCTCTCCCCCAAGACACGCTGTATGAGTCGGTAAACGACGAGTGGGCCTTCGTCCAGACCCTGCGACATCTCGTCTTCGCGATGGACAAGTGGTTCACGGCGCCGATCCTCGGAGAGGGCTTCCACCCGATCGGGTTGCCGAACACCGGCTCCTTCGACTTCCCGTGGCCCGGTCTCGATCACGACCTGACGCCGTCTGTGTCGGAGGTTCTCGCCGTGCGCGCGGATCGCGCCACGCGCTTTCGCGACTATCTCGCATCGGTTGCAACGACCGACTTCACACGATCGATCGACGTGCTCGAGAACGGCACGAACCCGCTGCAAGAGTGCATCTACACGGTCTTTGAGGAAGAGTTCTGGCACAACCGCTACGCGCAGCGCGACCTCGCGCACCTGGAAGCGGCGAAATGA
- a CDS encoding isoprenylcysteine carboxylmethyltransferase family protein, with amino-acid sequence MMTAVRRFRVPPALAAIAVTAIYGTVNVGVPIALSTLGPKRGWEDTRPGVANLVGLAPLVGGLVVVVLAVSDHAKAVRRLDWRIMKVDPEHLLTPDYLVTDGLYRLSRNPLYVGDIAMWTGWAILLGSLHVAAGLVALVVGLQVGVRMEERGLARQFGAEWDAYERATPRFLGRPGRR; translated from the coding sequence ATGATGACAGCAGTGCGCCGCTTCCGAGTGCCGCCCGCTCTCGCCGCCATTGCTGTCACAGCCATCTACGGAACCGTCAATGTCGGGGTTCCAATCGCGCTGTCGACGCTTGGTCCGAAGCGTGGTTGGGAGGACACGCGTCCAGGCGTGGCGAACCTTGTCGGCCTCGCGCCGTTGGTCGGCGGCCTCGTTGTCGTCGTACTCGCCGTGTCTGACCATGCGAAGGCGGTGCGGCGTCTCGACTGGCGCATCATGAAGGTGGACCCCGAACACCTTCTGACTCCGGATTACCTGGTCACCGACGGGCTCTACCGCCTCAGCCGCAACCCGTTGTACGTCGGCGACATCGCAATGTGGACCGGCTGGGCGATTCTCCTCGGCTCGCTCCACGTCGCGGCTGGGCTCGTGGCGCTCGTCGTCGGTCTCCAGGTCGGTGTCCGAATGGAGGAGCGTGGACTGGCACGTCAGTTCGGTGCCGAGTGGGACGCGTACGAGCGCGCGACCCCTCGATTCCTAGGTCGCCCCGGCCGGCGCTGA